The DNA sequence CCAAGTTCTTGCGGCGGAGTTCGATGGGATCGAAACCGCACTGAAGGGCCGCCAACTGAATTAAACGTTCAATTGCAAACGTAACCTCAGGCCGCCCCGAACTGCGATAGGCCTGGGTCGGCATTGTGTTTGTATAGACCGCCCGAGCCCGCAACGTCGCCACGGGAATGTTATAGGACCCGGTAATGAGCCCTGAGCCCTTACCAAGTGGTGACAGAGACACACACCGCGCGCCTGAATTACTGATGTTATCGGCGCGCATGGCCAGAATTTTGCCATCACTATCCAATGCCAGTTCAACATTGGTTTGAAGGTCACGCCCCTGATAGTCGCTTTGAAAACATTCTGAGCGGGAAGACGTATACTTAACCGGCCTGCCGAGCTGTTTAGACGCCCACAGCACCAGTCCAAATTCTACGTAGACCCGGTTGCGGGTTCCGAAGTTGCCGCCGACATCATACGACAATACCCGCAGGTCATCCGGTTCGATGCCAAGCACCTTCGACAATTCATTCTTTTGACGCACCGCCCCGCCACTCCCAGCATAAAGGGTATAGCGGTTGGTTGCCGCGTCATAAGATGCCAGGGAGGCCCGAGGCTCCAACGGAACCCCAGTCACGCGACTGACGTGGAAATCAGCCTTAACCACATGTGCAGCATCCTCAAAGGCTGCATCTGTACCTGCGACATCTCCAAACGTCGTATCGACAAGGGTGTTGTGATCAACTTCATCCCAGACAGTCGGTTGACCGGGCTTTGATGCCTCGACAGCATCGGTTACATGGGGGAGTTCTTCATAATCAAAATCGACAACCTCGGCTGCATCCAAGGCCTGTAAAGCAGTCTCAGCCACGACCATACCGACCGCTTCACCGACATGACGGGCCTTGTCGGTGGGTAGCAAAAGATGCGGGCCAATGAAAATTTCCCCACCTTCGGGATTGGTTAACTTCATGTCGTATTTGGTTGAGGGAACCGGATCGTGGGGGATTGGCAGCAATCCCGCAGCAACTATATCTTCCCCCGTATAAATCCCGAGCACCCCGGGCATTGCCAAGGCATCCGATGTATCAACGCCTTTAATTCGCGCATGGGGATAGGGCGAACGGACCATGGCGACATAGGCTTGCCCGGGCAGGCTGAAGTCATCCGAAAATTGGCCTTGGCCAGTCAATAGCCGCCCGTCTTCCTTACGACGGACGGGTTGACCAATTGCTTTGAAGTCGGTGTCGCTCAAATCCCTAATCCATTTCTGCCATGGACGACGTGACGTATTCCTGACGCACCTTCACATCGAGCACAAACGATGCACCAGCATGAACCCGCTTCAGGGCATTCTCAAGGGCAGCCGGTAGGTCAGCCAAGTCCGTGATCGGCCCTTCGCCTTCCAAGCCTTGTGCTCGCGCCAACGCCGCAAGATCAGGAACCGGGTCTTCCATACGCTGGCCAATCGGCGCGCGTTCCACAGGTCGGTCTCTCTTTTCTGCCACTTTGATCTGGTGGTTTTCATCATTGTAGTAGGAATGATTGTTCGCCACCAAGAACAGCATTGGAAGTTTTAAGGTCGCCGCATTCCAAATCGCTGTCAGCCCCATCATGTAATCGCCATCGCCCAGAATAGCGACGGTTTTCCGATCTGATTTTATCTCGCGCAGTGCCAAGGCAGCACCGACCGCAATTGACGGCCCTGCCCCAAGACCACCACCACCTGTGTGGCCTAAAAAGTCATGGGGGTGCTCAATCACGTTGGCATTGCTCGGCCAACCCAAGGGACGACCCGTGATGCACATGGACTCGTCTTTTGTCGCCGCAGCAAAGGCCAGGGCGAGGTCCATCAGGCCAATTTCGCCGGAAGTTCCTGGTTTGCCAATTACCGGATAACACGGTTCTGCTTTTGCAACAGACCCTTTGATCCCCTCAAGCACCTCAACCAGTCTGCGTGTCGTGGTCTCCGGTACGGTCGCGATGTTTACGTCCACGGCAGGGAGCGCGCCGTAATCCATGTTCCAGCCGTTATGGATGTTGAAATCATTAGAGATGTTAATCACCGGCGGGCGGGGTGCGCCCTCTGGAAACGCGAGCTTGATGGCGTTCCCACCATCCAACCAATCCATCATAACGATGGCATCGGCAGACTGAATAGCGTTCAACACAGGTCCTTTAAGACGCCAGCCGGTTTCTCCCACAAATGCTGGATGAGATGAGGGGAAGGCCGCGGGAAGTTTCATATGCGTCGTCGTGCGGGCGTTGATCAATTCAGCCAAGCGCACCCGATCCTGCCAGCCCTCTTCACTTCGCGACACCCGGCCGCAAAAGATGAAAGGACGTTCTGCCTTGGAGAGAATTTCAAGGGCTTCGTCGAATTCAGCGCGCGGGGGTTCAGGATCAGACGGCACTTTGAATTTGGAAATGTCATCGAGGTTCGGCACCGTCTCAAGCTCAGCCTCCTGCCAGCCCGCATCTAGACACACGTAAACAGGCCCACTGGGCCGTGCATTGGCCAGCAAAACACCCCGGCGGATGGATTCAACCGCGGCTTCGGCGGAACCCGGTTGATCGTCCCACTTCGTGTATTCACGGACCAAGCTGCCTTGATCAATGGTGGTGTGAATCCATTCGATCCAAGGGCGGCGTTTAACTGCATCCAAGGGTCCCGTGGCACCAATCACCAGCATCGGTGTGCGATCACACCAGGCATTAAAAATCCCCATGGTGGCATGCATCAGGCCAACATTGCTGTGCACGGCAACAGGCATGGCCGTATCTGTGATTTTGGCATAGCCCTGGGCGATACCGATGGCGTGTTCTTCGTGCATACAGGTGATGATTTCCGGGGTTTCATTTCCGAGAAAATTCACCATTGAATCATGCAAGGCGCGGAAACTGGCCCCTGGGTTGAGGCTGATATAGGGGAATCCTTGTTCACGTAGGGCGTAGGCCACTAAATCACTGCCAAAGCGGGGCGCGTTACCATCATTTGTAGCGAGGTCAGTCATGTCGTTTCCTTAAATTTCGAGTTCAAATTAGTTTTTCCAGGCTCGCCCTCAGGGCTGGGAACCAGTCCCCAATCAAAGACGCTGGCCAAGGAAGATGAAGAAGTTTGTGGAACAAGAAGAAAGCTGCAAGCCAGTAGGGCGTCACGATCATTATGATCTTTGACCACTCGCCCTTCCCTTCTTGGCGCATGTAGGCAATGACGAACACGGCCATAGCGGGCAACATGCCGATCACCCCTACTCCTGCTACAAGGCCGATCAACCAAAGCCCTTGGCGAACTGCGCCAGACCAAGAAATTGTCTCCGCCGGTGTGCGAGAAAACCCAGCAGTCACGACGTTCCAAATGAAATAACCCGCTATGGAAACAAGTCCAATAACGGCCAGGGACTGCGGCATCAGCTTTGCCGGCACCTCCCACTCCATGCTGCTCATGATGATAAAAACGAACAACGCAGCCGTTCCCGACCACATAGCCAAATCGGTGCGGGTTAGGGTCTGCTGAGGGGCTTTCGTCTCAGAAATCTTGCCACGCCATTTCTGAATTAAGGGTCGGATCAGAACAAACGCGATGATGGCAATAATAATTGCTGGAACGGGACGCGTTGCCCATTCGATCCCATAGCGAAAATGCGAGATAAACAGGTAATTCTCGATCAAGCCGCCCAGCACAAAGGCGAGGATAAGAGGTGGTCTCGGCCAGCCATGACTCTTCATCACCCAGCCGAGAATTCCCGATAGTACCAAGGCGACCAAATCACCATAATCTCGTGCACCTTGAAAGGCACCAACCAGCATGATGCCAAAGACCAAGGGGACCAATACACCGGCTCGGATTGTCGCGACCTTGGCGAACTGTCCGGCAAATAAGAAACAAGCCCCTGCCCCCAGGATATTTGCAATCGCAACCGTCCAGATCAGAGTGAAGGTCACATCGAGATTCTTGTCGAGCATATTAGGGCCCGGCGCAATTCCGTGGATTAAAAACGCGCCCAGGAGCAACGCCATGGACGCGGACCCCGGCACGCCAAAGGCCAATGTCGGGACCAAGGCCCCGCCTTCTTTCGCGTTGTTGGAACTTTCTGATGCGATGACGCCGCGGACATCGCCTTTACCGAACGTCTCAGACGCATTCTTGATCGAACGAGACGCGTATCCATAGGCGATCCAATCAATGACGGACGCGCCGACACCGGGAATGGAGCCCAACAATGTGCCAATGGAAGAACAGCGTAGCACCAACCACCAGTTCTCAATGACGTCGCGAACCCCTTGAAGCTGCTGCCAGCGTTCCTCTTTGACCTTATTGCCAGCGATTGATCCTTTTGAGGCCCCAAGATCAATGATTTCTGGAACGGCAAAAAGGCCAAGAGCTAAAGGAACAAGCGGCAAGCCATCCCAAAGATAAGTCAGATCAAAAGACCATCGCATTTCGCCGGTTTGCGGCTCATCGCCAATGGTCGATAACAACAGACCCACTGCCGCCGCGACCAATCCCTTTGCCATCGCGCCATGAGAAAGGGAAATAACGAGAGTTAGCCCGAGCAAACAAATCGCCAATAGCTCCGGCGTCCCAACCGACAATATGAACGGTCGCAGAATGGGAATTGAAATCGCCAACATGAAGGCCCCGAACAGACCGCCACAAACGGACGCCGTGAAGGCTGCCCCAAAGGCGCGGCTGGCCTCGCCTTTTCGCGCCATTGGATGGCCATCCAAGACCGTCGCCGCAGAGCCAACAGTTCCCGGAACCCCAAACAATACCGCCGGAATCGTGTCAGACGTCGTCGTGACAGACTGCACCCCAACCAGAAAAGCCAGCGCCGTATACGGGTCCATTGCGAAAGTAAAAGGTAGCAGCAAGGCTAAGCCGACAAGGCCGCCGATTCCCGGAATAACGCCAATCATCAGCCCTAAAAATGTAC is a window from the Rhodospirillaceae bacterium genome containing:
- a CDS encoding xanthine dehydrogenase family protein molybdopterin-binding subunit — protein: MRDLSDTDFKAIGQPVRRKEDGRLLTGQGQFSDDFSLPGQAYVAMVRSPYPHARIKGVDTSDALAMPGVLGIYTGEDIVAAGLLPIPHDPVPSTKYDMKLTNPEGGEIFIGPHLLLPTDKARHVGEAVGMVVAETALQALDAAEVVDFDYEELPHVTDAVEASKPGQPTVWDEVDHNTLVDTTFGDVAGTDAAFEDAAHVVKADFHVSRVTGVPLEPRASLASYDAATNRYTLYAGSGGAVRQKNELSKVLGIEPDDLRVLSYDVGGNFGTRNRVYVEFGLVLWASKQLGRPVKYTSSRSECFQSDYQGRDLQTNVELALDSDGKILAMRADNISNSGARCVSLSPLGKGSGLITGSYNIPVATLRARAVYTNTMPTQAYRSSGRPEVTFAIERLIQLAALQCGFDPIELRRKNLVPPSAMPYRNAVGAVYDSGTYEINMDRTLELADWSGFEQRRLEAESRGMLLGHGFANYVESSIGSPRERAEITVNPTGKVTVVIGTQPSGQGHETSFAQVVADILGQPIENVEIVLGDTDIVSVGGGSHSGRSMRHAGTVMLMTSQELIEEGRKRAAELFDMSMEQVEFDEGQFLIPDTNHVISLVELAESDPDTPLAAAKTNEMHDPVFPNGTASCEVEIDPETGHTTITRYTTVDDVGRCINPMIVHGQTHGGIAQGVGQAMWEECYVEPDSGQPLCGSFMDYGMPRAHTLPSFKTEIAEVHSPTNPLGIKAGGEGGTTPAMAVMVNGIVDALKPYGITDLQMPMTPLSIWKAIQGARKSLQ
- a CDS encoding thiamine pyrophosphate-binding protein, which encodes MTDLATNDGNAPRFGSDLVAYALREQGFPYISLNPGASFRALHDSMVNFLGNETPEIITCMHEEHAIGIAQGYAKITDTAMPVAVHSNVGLMHATMGIFNAWCDRTPMLVIGATGPLDAVKRRPWIEWIHTTIDQGSLVREYTKWDDQPGSAEAAVESIRRGVLLANARPSGPVYVCLDAGWQEAELETVPNLDDISKFKVPSDPEPPRAEFDEALEILSKAERPFIFCGRVSRSEEGWQDRVRLAELINARTTTHMKLPAAFPSSHPAFVGETGWRLKGPVLNAIQSADAIVMMDWLDGGNAIKLAFPEGAPRPPVINISNDFNIHNGWNMDYGALPAVDVNIATVPETTTRRLVEVLEGIKGSVAKAEPCYPVIGKPGTSGEIGLMDLALAFAAATKDESMCITGRPLGWPSNANVIEHPHDFLGHTGGGGLGAGPSIAVGAALALREIKSDRKTVAILGDGDYMMGLTAIWNAATLKLPMLFLVANNHSYYNDENHQIKVAEKRDRPVERAPIGQRMEDPVPDLAALARAQGLEGEGPITDLADLPAALENALKRVHAGASFVLDVKVRQEYVTSSMAEMD
- a CDS encoding tripartite tricarboxylate transporter permease → MVWDAAIVALTVISDPMRLMFVVLGTFLGLMIGVIPGIGGLVGLALLLPFTFAMDPYTALAFLVGVQSVTTTSDTIPAVLFGVPGTVGSAATVLDGHPMARKGEASRAFGAAFTASVCGGLFGAFMLAISIPILRPFILSVGTPELLAICLLGLTLVISLSHGAMAKGLVAAAVGLLLSTIGDEPQTGEMRWSFDLTYLWDGLPLVPLALGLFAVPEIIDLGASKGSIAGNKVKEERWQQLQGVRDVIENWWLVLRCSSIGTLLGSIPGVGASVIDWIAYGYASRSIKNASETFGKGDVRGVIASESSNNAKEGGALVPTLAFGVPGSASMALLLGAFLIHGIAPGPNMLDKNLDVTFTLIWTVAIANILGAGACFLFAGQFAKVATIRAGVLVPLVFGIMLVGAFQGARDYGDLVALVLSGILGWVMKSHGWPRPPLILAFVLGGLIENYLFISHFRYGIEWATRPVPAIIIAIIAFVLIRPLIQKWRGKISETKAPQQTLTRTDLAMWSGTAALFVFIIMSSMEWEVPAKLMPQSLAVIGLVSIAGYFIWNVVTAGFSRTPAETISWSGAVRQGLWLIGLVAGVGVIGMLPAMAVFVIAYMRQEGKGEWSKIIMIVTPYWLAAFFLFHKLLHLPWPASLIGDWFPALRASLEKLI